A stretch of Arachis hypogaea cultivar Tifrunner chromosome 15, arahy.Tifrunner.gnm2.J5K5, whole genome shotgun sequence DNA encodes these proteins:
- the LOC112751792 gene encoding uncharacterized protein isoform X2 has protein sequence MRDTNILVVGQDGILRPLMKTATRSTTVLVFSMLFIFGALVYTLLLPSHLIIFGGTPSKPPILATTENNNVPKMTKMPPKQIEIPLNCTAYNLNKTCPNHEEIPADNQDRLPSSTCPDYFRWIHEDLRPWAHTGITKEMVDKARKTANFKLVILKGKAYLETYGKAFQTRDVFTKWGILQLLRRYPGMLPDMEFMFDCVDWPVILAERYGGSNSNNASNVPPPLFRYCANDATLDIVFPDWSFWGWAEINIKPWEILSGEMKEGNKRTTWLKREPYAYWKGNPDVADTRKDLMKCNVTDQQDWNARIYKQDWIKESKEGYKQSDLASQCIHRYKVYIEGSAWSVSQKYILACDSVTLLVNPHYYDFFTRGLVPMQHYWPIKEDDKCRSIKFAVEWGNTHQNEANSIGKAASDFIYDELKMDYVYDYMFHLLNSYGKLFRYTPTLSSEAVELCVESMVCNAKGRERQFMMESMVKGPAITKPCTMPPPFDPPSLHENLRRKESLIQQVDSWEKSYWGKPK, from the exons ATGAGAGATACCAACATCCTTGTGGTTGGTCAAGACGGGATTTTGCGGCCGTTGATGAAGACCGCGACGAGATCCACGACGGTTCTAGTGTTCTCTATGCTCTTCATATTCGGCGCGTTGGTATACACGCTCCTTCTCCCCTCGCAT TTAATTATTTTTGGAGGCACACCTTCCAAACCACCAATACTAGCCACAACAGAAAACAACAATGTGCCTAAAATGACCAAAATGCCCCCAAAGCaaatagagattccactaaactgcACTGCATACAATCTAAACAAAACATGCCCCAACCATGAAGAAATCCCAGCCGACAATCAAGACCGTTTACCAAGCTCCACGTGTCCAGATTACTTCCGTTGGATCCACGAGGATCTAAGACCATGGGCCCACACAGGCATAACAAAGGAGATGGTAGACAAGGCTAGAAAAACAGCAAATTTCAAATTGGTGATTCTTAAAGGGAAGGCTTATTTGGAGACTTATGGCAAAGCGTTTCAGACAAGAGATGTTTTTACAAAGTGGGGGATATTGCAATTGTTAAGGAGGTATCCTGGGATGTTGCCAGATATGGAGTTCATGTTTGATTGTGTTGATTGGCCTGTCATTTTGGCTGAACGTTATGGTGGTTCTAATTCTAATAATGCTAGCAATGTTCCTCCACCACTCTTTAGATATTGTGCTAATGATGCTACATTGGACATTGTCTTCCCTGATTGGTCCTTTTGGGGTTG GGCTGAGATTAACATAAAGCCATGGGAGATTTTGTCTGGAGAGATGAAAGAAGGGAACAAGAGAACAACATGGCTTAAAAGAGAGCCATATGCTTACTGGAAAGGTAATCCTGATGTTGCTGAcacaagaaaagacctcatgaaaTGCAATGTTACAGATCAACAAGATTGGAATGCTCGTATTTATAAACag gattggatAAAGGAATCAAAAGAAGGGTACAAGCAATCAGATTTGGCAAGCCAATGCATTCATAG ATATAAGGTGTACATTGAAGGTTCTGCTTGGTCTGTTAGCCAAAAATACATTCTAGCATGTGATTCTGTCACACTGCTTGTAAATCCACACTACTATGATTTTTTCACAAGAGGGTTGGTTCCAATGCAACATTATTGGCCAATTAAGGAAGATGACAAATGCAGATCCATTAAATTTGCTGTGGAATGGGGCAATACTCATCAGAATGAG GCTAATAGTATTGGAAAGGCAGCAAGTGATTTCATCTATGATGAATTGAAGATGGATTATGTGTATGACTACATGTTTCATCTCTTAAATAGTTATGGTAAACTATTTAGATATACACCCACTTTAAGTTCTGAAGCAGTTGAGCTATGTGTGGAGTCAATGGTTTGCAATGCTAAAGGAAGAGAAAGACAATTCATGATGGAATCAATGGTGAAGGGTCCTGCAATCACCAAACCTTGCACCATGCCTCCACCTTTTGACCCTCCATCTTTGCATGAAAACTTGAGGAGAAAAGAAAGTTTAATTCAACAAGTGGATTCATGGGAAAAGAGTTATTGGGGGAAACCAAAATAA
- the LOC112751792 gene encoding uncharacterized protein isoform X1: MRDTNILVVGQDGILRPLMKTATRSTTVLVFSMLFIFGALVYTLLLPSHQLIIFGGTPSKPPILATTENNNVPKMTKMPPKQIEIPLNCTAYNLNKTCPNHEEIPADNQDRLPSSTCPDYFRWIHEDLRPWAHTGITKEMVDKARKTANFKLVILKGKAYLETYGKAFQTRDVFTKWGILQLLRRYPGMLPDMEFMFDCVDWPVILAERYGGSNSNNASNVPPPLFRYCANDATLDIVFPDWSFWGWAEINIKPWEILSGEMKEGNKRTTWLKREPYAYWKGNPDVADTRKDLMKCNVTDQQDWNARIYKQDWIKESKEGYKQSDLASQCIHRYKVYIEGSAWSVSQKYILACDSVTLLVNPHYYDFFTRGLVPMQHYWPIKEDDKCRSIKFAVEWGNTHQNEANSIGKAASDFIYDELKMDYVYDYMFHLLNSYGKLFRYTPTLSSEAVELCVESMVCNAKGRERQFMMESMVKGPAITKPCTMPPPFDPPSLHENLRRKESLIQQVDSWEKSYWGKPK, translated from the exons ATGAGAGATACCAACATCCTTGTGGTTGGTCAAGACGGGATTTTGCGGCCGTTGATGAAGACCGCGACGAGATCCACGACGGTTCTAGTGTTCTCTATGCTCTTCATATTCGGCGCGTTGGTATACACGCTCCTTCTCCCCTCGCAT CAGTTAATTATTTTTGGAGGCACACCTTCCAAACCACCAATACTAGCCACAACAGAAAACAACAATGTGCCTAAAATGACCAAAATGCCCCCAAAGCaaatagagattccactaaactgcACTGCATACAATCTAAACAAAACATGCCCCAACCATGAAGAAATCCCAGCCGACAATCAAGACCGTTTACCAAGCTCCACGTGTCCAGATTACTTCCGTTGGATCCACGAGGATCTAAGACCATGGGCCCACACAGGCATAACAAAGGAGATGGTAGACAAGGCTAGAAAAACAGCAAATTTCAAATTGGTGATTCTTAAAGGGAAGGCTTATTTGGAGACTTATGGCAAAGCGTTTCAGACAAGAGATGTTTTTACAAAGTGGGGGATATTGCAATTGTTAAGGAGGTATCCTGGGATGTTGCCAGATATGGAGTTCATGTTTGATTGTGTTGATTGGCCTGTCATTTTGGCTGAACGTTATGGTGGTTCTAATTCTAATAATGCTAGCAATGTTCCTCCACCACTCTTTAGATATTGTGCTAATGATGCTACATTGGACATTGTCTTCCCTGATTGGTCCTTTTGGGGTTG GGCTGAGATTAACATAAAGCCATGGGAGATTTTGTCTGGAGAGATGAAAGAAGGGAACAAGAGAACAACATGGCTTAAAAGAGAGCCATATGCTTACTGGAAAGGTAATCCTGATGTTGCTGAcacaagaaaagacctcatgaaaTGCAATGTTACAGATCAACAAGATTGGAATGCTCGTATTTATAAACag gattggatAAAGGAATCAAAAGAAGGGTACAAGCAATCAGATTTGGCAAGCCAATGCATTCATAG ATATAAGGTGTACATTGAAGGTTCTGCTTGGTCTGTTAGCCAAAAATACATTCTAGCATGTGATTCTGTCACACTGCTTGTAAATCCACACTACTATGATTTTTTCACAAGAGGGTTGGTTCCAATGCAACATTATTGGCCAATTAAGGAAGATGACAAATGCAGATCCATTAAATTTGCTGTGGAATGGGGCAATACTCATCAGAATGAG GCTAATAGTATTGGAAAGGCAGCAAGTGATTTCATCTATGATGAATTGAAGATGGATTATGTGTATGACTACATGTTTCATCTCTTAAATAGTTATGGTAAACTATTTAGATATACACCCACTTTAAGTTCTGAAGCAGTTGAGCTATGTGTGGAGTCAATGGTTTGCAATGCTAAAGGAAGAGAAAGACAATTCATGATGGAATCAATGGTGAAGGGTCCTGCAATCACCAAACCTTGCACCATGCCTCCACCTTTTGACCCTCCATCTTTGCATGAAAACTTGAGGAGAAAAGAAAGTTTAATTCAACAAGTGGATTCATGGGAAAAGAGTTATTGGGGGAAACCAAAATAA
- the LOC112749418 gene encoding uncharacterized protein, producing MKCNVTDQQDWNARIYKQDWIKESKEGYKQSDLASQCIHRYKVYIEGSAWSVSQKYILACDSVTLLVNPHYYDFFTRGLVPMQHYWPIKEDDKCRSIKFAVEWGNTHQNEANNIGKAASDFIYDELKMDYVYDYMFHLLNSYGKLFRYTPTLSSEAVELCVESMVCNAKGRERQFMMESMVKGPAITNPCTMPPPFDPPSLHENLRRKESLIQQVDSWEKSYWGKPK from the exons atgaaaTGCAATGTTACAGATCAACAAGATTGGAATGCTCGTATTTATAAACag gattggatAAAGGAATCAAAAGAAGGGTACAAGCAATCAGATTTGGCAAGCCAATGCATTCATAG ATATAAGGTGTACATTGAAGGTTCTGCTTGGTCTGTTAGTCAAAAATACATTCTAGCATGTGATTCTGTCACACTGCTTGTAAATCCACACTACTATGATTTTTTCACAAGAGGGTTGGTTCCAATGCAACATTATTGGCCAATTAAGGAAGATGACAAATGCAGATCCATTAAATTTGCTGTGGAATGGGGCAATACTCATCAGAATGAG GCTAATAATATTGGAAAGGCAGCAAGTGATTTCATCTATGATGAATTGAAGATGGATTATGTGTATGACTACATGTTTCATCTCTTAAATAGTTATGGTAAACTATTTAGATATACACCCACTTTAAGTTCTGAAGCTGTTGAGTTATGCGTGGAATCAATGGTTTGCAATGCTAAAGGAAGAGAAAGACAATTCATGATGGAATCAATGGTGAAGGGTCCTGCAATCACCAACCCTTGCACCATGCCCCCACCTTTTGACCCTCCATCTTTGCATGAAAACTTGAGGAGAAAAGAAAGTTTAATTCAACAAGTGGATTCATGGGAGAAGAGTTATTGGGGGAAACCGAAATAA